A stretch of Imperialibacter roseus DNA encodes these proteins:
- a CDS encoding acetyl-CoA carboxylase biotin carboxylase subunit, translated as MPNIKKILIANRGEIALRVMRTAREMGIKTVAIYSEADRKALHVRYADEAFCVGPPPSKESYLRMDAIIDVAKQAGADAIHPGYGFLSENAAFAAKVAKAGLIFIGPSPASIEVMGSKLAAKEAVSHYDIPMVPGIQTAITDIAKAKKQAAEVGYPILIKASAGGGGKGMRIVNEESEFEEQMQRAISEAESAFGDGAVFIEKYITSPRHIEVQVLGDQHGNIIHLFERECSIQRRHQKVIEEAPSSIYGEQKRKAIGEAAVRVAKACDYYGAGTVEFIVDENLDFFFLEMNTRLQVEHPVTEQITGIDLVRQQILIAEGKPLEIKQEDLKIHGHSLEVRVYAEDPANSFLPDIGKLVTYVRPQGLGVRVDDGFEEGMDIPIYYDPMIAKLTVHAETRELAIGRMLRAIHEYKISGIKTTLPFCSFVLQHEAFASGNFDTRFVEKYFTPASLDVGLTEEEAQIAALLGVKQIAVNQTGTMEKTSSSPSDAKLSRWKRRAKL; from the coding sequence ATGCCCAACATTAAGAAGATATTAATTGCCAACAGAGGCGAAATAGCCCTGCGAGTGATGCGGACAGCCCGGGAAATGGGGATAAAGACTGTTGCGATATACAGCGAAGCTGATCGGAAGGCCTTGCATGTTCGCTATGCCGATGAAGCTTTCTGTGTTGGGCCACCGCCATCCAAAGAATCCTACCTTCGGATGGACGCCATCATTGACGTGGCAAAACAAGCCGGGGCTGACGCCATTCACCCCGGATATGGTTTTCTCTCCGAGAACGCTGCCTTTGCTGCGAAAGTAGCGAAGGCCGGACTTATCTTCATTGGCCCCTCTCCTGCTTCTATTGAGGTGATGGGTAGCAAGCTGGCGGCCAAGGAGGCTGTTTCTCACTACGACATACCCATGGTGCCGGGTATCCAGACTGCGATCACAGATATAGCTAAAGCCAAAAAGCAGGCTGCCGAAGTGGGCTACCCAATACTTATTAAAGCAAGTGCAGGCGGCGGCGGCAAGGGAATGAGGATTGTGAACGAGGAGAGTGAATTTGAAGAACAAATGCAAAGGGCCATCAGCGAAGCAGAATCAGCTTTTGGAGACGGTGCAGTTTTTATTGAAAAATACATTACATCGCCACGACACATAGAGGTGCAGGTGCTGGGCGACCAGCATGGCAACATCATCCATCTATTTGAAAGGGAATGCAGTATTCAGCGGCGGCATCAAAAGGTTATTGAGGAAGCACCTTCTTCCATTTATGGTGAACAGAAAAGAAAGGCTATCGGTGAAGCAGCAGTGAGAGTGGCCAAAGCATGCGACTATTATGGCGCTGGAACCGTCGAATTCATAGTAGATGAAAATCTGGATTTCTTCTTCCTTGAAATGAACACCCGCTTGCAGGTAGAGCATCCGGTCACCGAGCAGATTACAGGAATAGACCTTGTTCGGCAGCAAATATTGATTGCTGAAGGCAAGCCGCTGGAAATTAAACAAGAGGATTTAAAAATACACGGCCACTCACTGGAAGTGAGGGTATACGCAGAAGACCCGGCCAATAGCTTCTTGCCTGACATTGGAAAGCTGGTTACCTATGTGCGCCCACAGGGACTTGGTGTGCGGGTGGACGATGGCTTTGAAGAAGGCATGGATATACCTATATATTATGACCCAATGATTGCCAAGCTGACCGTGCATGCCGAAACAAGAGAACTTGCCATCGGGAGAATGCTCAGGGCCATACACGAGTACAAAATATCAGGCATAAAAACGACACTGCCATTCTGCAGTTTTGTTCTTCAGCATGAGGCCTTTGCATCGGGAAATTTCGATACCAGGTTTGTTGAGAAATACTTCACTCCGGCGTCGCTGGATGTTGGCCTAACAGAAGAGGAAGCGCAGATAGCAGCCCTCCTGGGAGTAAAGCAAATAGCTGTCAATCAAACCGGTACCATGGAAAAAACATCCAGTTCCCCGTCGGATGCAAAGTTGAGCCGGTGGAAACGAAGAGCAAAACTGTAG
- a CDS encoding nitrilase family protein has protein sequence MEKKPIKIAVAQFQPKDGDKAYNLSVIDKLAKAASDRGADVISFHEMSVTAYTFFKNLSKDEVFGLAEAVPNGPSCQQLINISRKHNIAVLAGLVELDGDKVYNTYVCATKDGVIAKFRKLHPFISEYLSPGNEYVVFDLLGWKCGILICYDNNVVENVRATALLGAEVIFAPHVTMCTPSAMPGRGYVDDALWQKRDVDPVPLRMEFDGPKGRAWLLRWLPARAYDNGVYYVFTNPIGYDGEHLKNGNSLILDPYGDVLTEIKCFEDEISLATITPEKLTLAGGYRYRKARRPSLYKDIIGKEHESSTQPTWLKS, from the coding sequence ATGGAAAAGAAGCCAATTAAGATTGCAGTCGCCCAATTTCAACCTAAGGATGGCGACAAAGCTTACAATCTCTCAGTCATTGACAAGCTCGCCAAAGCAGCCAGCGACAGGGGTGCTGACGTCATCAGCTTTCATGAAATGTCGGTGACAGCCTACACGTTTTTCAAGAACCTTTCAAAGGATGAGGTATTTGGCCTGGCTGAGGCAGTTCCAAATGGCCCAAGCTGTCAGCAGTTGATAAACATTTCCAGAAAACACAACATAGCAGTGTTGGCTGGCCTTGTGGAACTTGACGGGGACAAAGTATATAACACCTATGTGTGTGCAACAAAAGATGGTGTGATAGCTAAGTTTCGTAAGCTTCATCCATTTATTAGTGAATACCTGAGTCCCGGCAACGAGTATGTTGTTTTCGACCTGCTGGGTTGGAAGTGTGGTATCCTGATTTGCTACGATAACAATGTAGTGGAAAATGTGAGGGCCACCGCACTATTGGGTGCCGAGGTTATTTTTGCACCACACGTAACCATGTGTACGCCGTCTGCCATGCCGGGCAGAGGTTATGTCGACGATGCTCTCTGGCAAAAAAGAGACGTCGACCCCGTGCCACTTCGCATGGAGTTTGATGGCCCGAAAGGAAGGGCCTGGCTACTCCGCTGGCTACCAGCAAGGGCCTATGACAATGGTGTGTACTACGTCTTCACAAACCCTATCGGCTATGACGGGGAGCATCTGAAAAATGGCAATTCCCTTATCCTTGACCCGTATGGGGATGTTTTAACTGAAATCAAGTGCTTTGAAGATGAAATAAGCCTGGCGACCATAACACCGGAAAAGCTTACACTGGCAGGTGGCTATCGTTACAGAAAGGCGAGGAGACCTTCACTCTATAAAGATATTATCGGCAAAGAGCATGAATCAAGTACTCAGCCCACCTGGTTGAAATCATAG
- a CDS encoding Maf family protein, with translation MNLRHPLILASNSPRRQQLLREAGFNFEVYTEQVDESYPAALEKTGVGEYLARKKSAFYCKKLSNAIIVTADTTVVLDNQLLEKPADEKEAFEMLTRLSGRSHDVITGVCIAAPDGTDAFSVSTRVTFKGLTNGEIDYYISNYKPFDKAGAYGIQEWIGMIGITGIEGSYFNVVGLPIQEVYQRLLKYRL, from the coding sequence ATGAATTTACGTCACCCTTTGATTCTAGCCTCTAACTCCCCCAGGAGGCAACAGCTGCTGAGAGAAGCCGGCTTTAATTTTGAAGTCTACACCGAGCAGGTGGATGAAAGCTACCCAGCCGCCTTGGAAAAAACGGGCGTGGGTGAATACCTGGCCAGGAAAAAAAGTGCCTTTTATTGCAAAAAGCTTTCCAATGCCATCATTGTCACAGCCGATACGACAGTTGTGCTGGATAACCAGCTTTTGGAAAAACCAGCCGACGAGAAAGAGGCTTTTGAAATGCTTACAAGGCTATCGGGCAGGTCACATGATGTAATTACCGGTGTCTGCATTGCAGCACCAGACGGGACTGACGCCTTTTCGGTATCAACCCGGGTAACTTTCAAAGGGTTAACCAATGGAGAAATTGATTATTATATCAGTAACTACAAACCGTTCGACAAGGCAGGTGCCTATGGCATCCAGGAGTGGATTGGCATGATTGGCATCACAGGCATAGAAGGTTCCTATTTCAATGTGGTGGGCTTACCCATTCAGGAAGTATACCAAAGGCTACTAAAGTACCGTTTGTGA
- a CDS encoding gluconokinase, which produces MQYLVGLDIGTTSTKAVAFGIDGRQLKVVNNNYPLISPQEGWFEQNPGQIVNASEAALNTLVEQLGEKPLAVSISSAMHGLMLIGRNGEPITNLIIWADNRSDKEARQLKASKEGAAIYFASGTPIHPMSPLCKLLWLQKNRPDLMQRAEKFVSIKEYIIHRWTGEYLLDQSLASATGLYNNESTKWNDLALQVAGIREGQLPEVVPTTTILPKLKAGVAQQLGVEADTPVVIGASDGCLANLGSGVLDATTASLTIGTSSAYRKTIDKFVRDEKQSVFNYILTSDLYVVGGPSNNGGVVAQWFEKEFGDGEFDEQALRSVRPGSDGLIFLPYLLGERAPIWDPESKGVFFGVQMNHTKNHFYKAVWEGVFQAAHHIAETVDQVTGEVEKVVVSGGFAKSDYLIQTLSNVLQKPCWLCNSAESSAFGAAILGMHAIGELNDLKDASKLVHFEKEFLPDPAEAEVYRDGLEKSKRIYGRLKDEFN; this is translated from the coding sequence ATGCAGTACCTCGTAGGTTTAGACATTGGCACTACCAGCACAAAGGCAGTGGCATTTGGCATTGATGGCAGGCAACTCAAAGTAGTCAATAATAATTACCCTCTTATTTCTCCGCAGGAAGGTTGGTTTGAACAAAACCCGGGACAAATTGTCAATGCGTCGGAGGCTGCGCTGAACACGCTTGTTGAACAGTTAGGTGAAAAGCCGCTGGCTGTAAGCATCTCGTCGGCCATGCACGGGCTGATGCTGATAGGCAGAAATGGAGAACCTATAACGAACCTGATTATTTGGGCGGACAATCGAAGCGACAAAGAAGCCAGACAACTAAAAGCCAGTAAAGAAGGGGCTGCCATCTATTTTGCGTCAGGTACACCCATTCACCCCATGTCGCCGCTTTGCAAATTGCTCTGGTTACAAAAAAATCGACCAGACCTGATGCAGCGGGCAGAGAAATTCGTTTCGATCAAAGAATACATTATCCATAGATGGACAGGGGAGTACCTGTTGGATCAGTCGCTGGCTTCAGCCACCGGGTTGTACAATAACGAGTCGACAAAATGGAATGACCTGGCGTTGCAGGTGGCCGGAATAAGGGAGGGGCAGTTGCCTGAGGTGGTACCAACAACGACGATTCTCCCGAAGCTCAAAGCTGGCGTCGCTCAGCAGCTTGGTGTTGAAGCGGATACTCCGGTGGTTATCGGGGCCAGTGATGGCTGCCTGGCCAACCTGGGATCAGGAGTGCTTGATGCAACTACCGCCTCGCTCACCATCGGCACCAGCAGCGCCTACCGCAAGACTATAGACAAATTTGTCAGAGATGAAAAGCAAAGTGTATTCAACTACATCCTCACAAGTGACTTGTACGTTGTTGGCGGGCCATCTAACAATGGTGGAGTGGTGGCCCAGTGGTTCGAAAAGGAATTTGGCGATGGAGAGTTTGACGAACAGGCGCTGCGATCTGTAAGGCCCGGCAGTGACGGTTTGATTTTTCTCCCTTACCTGCTGGGTGAAAGAGCGCCGATTTGGGATCCGGAGTCAAAGGGTGTGTTTTTCGGCGTACAGATGAACCACACGAAAAATCATTTTTATAAGGCCGTGTGGGAAGGAGTTTTCCAGGCAGCCCATCATATTGCGGAAACTGTTGACCAGGTAACCGGAGAGGTAGAAAAAGTGGTAGTCAGTGGCGGCTTTGCCAAGTCAGATTACCTGATTCAAACCCTTTCCAATGTGCTTCAGAAGCCTTGTTGGCTGTGCAATTCTGCTGAAAGTTCGGCATTTGGAGCGGCTATTCTTGGCATGCATGCCATTGGTGAACTGAACGATTTGAAAGATGCGTCGAAGCTGGTGCATTTCGAAAAGGAGTTTTTGCCCGACCCGGCGGAGGCAGAGGTGTACAGGGATGGCCTGGAAAAATCGAAGAGAATCTACGGCAGACTTAAAGATGAGTTCAACTAA
- a CDS encoding aminotransferase class I/II-fold pyridoxal phosphate-dependent enzyme, translating to MDLFEKLLQDKGPLGRHKFIDDNYYMFPKLEGEIAPRMMFKGQEVLTWSLNNYLGLANHPEVRKVDAEAAANWGLGYPMGARMMTGNSNYHEQLEKELAKFEEKDDVMLLNYGYQGIMSVIDALVDRKDVIVYDAESHACIIDGLRLHIGKRFVYPHNDMVSLEKQLQRATKLTEESGGGILVITEGVFGMSGNQGNLKGIAALKSKYNFKLLVDDAHGFGTMGKTGAGTGEEQGVQDQIDLYFSTFAKSMASIGAFVAGEAEIIDFLRYNTRSQIYAKSIPMPLIIGGLKRLEILRTQPQHKDNLWKIVRAVQDGFRAKGFNIGTTTSPVTPVLLKGDLYEAANLVRDLRTNHGIFCSMIVYPVVPKGVIMLRIIPTAVHTLEDVKVTIAAFEKVKGKLDEGIYAKAGSKGATVG from the coding sequence ATGGATCTTTTTGAGAAACTTCTTCAGGACAAGGGACCACTAGGTCGTCATAAGTTCATCGATGATAATTACTACATGTTCCCCAAACTTGAAGGGGAAATCGCTCCAAGAATGATGTTCAAAGGCCAGGAAGTACTTACCTGGAGTCTCAACAACTACCTTGGCCTGGCCAATCACCCGGAGGTGAGAAAAGTGGATGCTGAGGCAGCTGCTAATTGGGGACTTGGTTATCCAATGGGTGCGAGAATGATGACCGGCAATTCAAACTACCATGAGCAACTTGAGAAAGAATTGGCCAAGTTTGAAGAAAAGGATGATGTGATGCTGCTGAACTACGGTTACCAGGGAATCATGTCTGTAATAGATGCTCTTGTTGATAGAAAAGATGTTATCGTATACGATGCAGAATCACATGCCTGTATCATAGATGGTCTTCGCTTGCATATTGGTAAGCGTTTTGTGTATCCACACAACGACATGGTCAGTCTTGAGAAGCAACTGCAAAGAGCTACGAAGCTTACTGAAGAATCTGGTGGTGGTATCCTTGTCATTACAGAAGGTGTTTTCGGAATGAGTGGCAACCAGGGTAACCTGAAAGGTATTGCAGCACTCAAGAGTAAATACAACTTCAAGCTTCTTGTGGATGATGCACATGGTTTTGGTACTATGGGCAAAACGGGTGCTGGCACAGGAGAGGAGCAGGGAGTTCAGGATCAAATCGACCTTTACTTTTCTACCTTCGCCAAATCTATGGCGAGCATCGGTGCTTTTGTGGCTGGTGAAGCAGAAATTATCGACTTCCTTCGTTACAATACAAGGTCTCAAATTTATGCCAAGTCTATCCCAATGCCTTTGATCATTGGCGGGCTTAAGAGACTGGAAATACTAAGAACTCAACCTCAGCACAAGGATAACTTGTGGAAGATTGTTCGTGCTGTACAAGACGGCTTCCGGGCTAAAGGCTTTAATATTGGAACTACTACCTCGCCGGTCACGCCGGTGTTGCTAAAAGGTGATCTTTATGAGGCAGCAAACCTTGTAAGAGACCTTCGAACTAATCACGGTATTTTCTGCTCGATGATTGTTTATCCGGTGGTTCCCAAAGGAGTGATTATGCTCCGAATTATCCCAACTGCTGTGCATACCCTGGAAGACGTTAAGGTGACCATTGCCGCCTTTGAAAAAGTTAAAGGCAAATTAGATGAAGGAATCTATGCAAAAGCAGGGTCAAAAGGTGCTACAGTTGGATAG
- a CDS encoding histone H1, whose product MKRFDQIRDLVMSLEGDFVKFYDKENQAAGTRVRKGMQELKNLAQEIRIEVQNKKNG is encoded by the coding sequence ATGAAAAGATTTGACCAAATCAGAGATTTAGTTATGTCACTTGAAGGAGACTTCGTGAAATTTTATGACAAAGAAAACCAAGCTGCAGGTACGAGAGTACGTAAAGGCATGCAAGAGCTGAAGAACTTAGCTCAAGAAATTAGAATTGAGGTTCAGAACAAGAAAAACGGTTAA
- a CDS encoding 2'-5' RNA ligase family protein, whose translation MSESSSLFPAQRSQQVFEYLFLIHLKEIEKDVVALKDRVFNAIGSRYAGHHSTPHISLFNISSTDQMDHMLELMNISWMPSFQVDVNGFDYYSHGQKSRTLYVNIERKDSIVYLQKWLANFFRLRKHSYDPHITLGRTIPLDLFEKAWDDIKTLRFQKSFTCDRLVILKRKQQKEDPLKWGPYREIMLASN comes from the coding sequence ATGAGCGAAAGTTCTTCCTTGTTTCCAGCCCAGAGAAGTCAGCAGGTGTTCGAATATTTGTTTTTGATCCATTTAAAAGAGATAGAAAAAGATGTTGTGGCTTTAAAAGACCGTGTTTTTAATGCCATCGGCAGCCGATATGCAGGGCATCATTCTACGCCGCACATTTCTCTTTTTAACATTTCCAGCACTGATCAAATGGACCACATGCTGGAACTGATGAATATTAGTTGGATGCCCTCCTTTCAGGTAGATGTTAATGGTTTTGACTACTACTCTCACGGGCAAAAAAGTAGAACGCTGTACGTGAACATAGAGAGAAAGGACAGCATCGTTTACCTTCAAAAGTGGCTGGCTAACTTCTTTAGGCTACGAAAGCATAGCTACGATCCGCACATTACCCTCGGGCGAACTATTCCCCTCGATTTGTTTGAGAAAGCCTGGGATGATATCAAGACCCTGCGTTTCCAAAAATCTTTTACCTGCGATAGGCTGGTTATTCTCAAAAGAAAACAGCAGAAAGAAGACCCTTTAAAGTGGGGCCCTTACAGGGAAATTATGCTGGCAAGCAATTAA
- a CDS encoding DUF1015 domain-containing protein, which translates to MAEIRPFKAWRYNYKLRKQIDELTSPLFDVVSEKQRARLYQNPHNSIHLSVPQGENAAWKAGQTLQQWKDEKVIVQDMVPGIYSYFQYFTLPGDTKEYCRKGFVAFIRAYDWSDKVLMRHESTMPHSVDDRVAILEETKLNVSPTHGLYTDSDFQIEAMLDAGIQQPIYEAEDYQGVRDVLGVVNDAASIRKIVSIMRDKQIILADGHHRYEGSLRYKKMQLAKEPTATGKEAFNYHMMYFTNTEAHDLRILPTHRLVKNISDFAPAQLLEKLAAYFIIKLVENASDVNEIILGKQWAFGLLMGDEAYKIRLKPECIDLIDWNFPDKIKELDLTVMHYFIFEKILGIAGKDQTRSEKISFERNFTECHSSVLSGEAQFAVITKDISIETIKEVCLSGYTLPQKSTYFYPKVICGFLFGSILEDEFTSPFDSSL; encoded by the coding sequence ATGGCAGAGATAAGACCCTTTAAAGCCTGGAGATACAACTACAAGCTGCGAAAACAAATTGACGAACTAACTTCCCCCCTTTTCGACGTTGTTTCTGAGAAGCAAAGAGCCAGGTTGTACCAAAATCCACACAATAGCATCCATTTGTCGGTGCCCCAGGGAGAGAACGCCGCCTGGAAAGCAGGGCAAACTCTCCAGCAGTGGAAGGACGAAAAAGTAATTGTTCAGGACATGGTGCCGGGCATTTATAGTTACTTCCAGTATTTTACCCTGCCTGGCGACACCAAAGAATACTGCCGCAAAGGCTTTGTTGCCTTTATCCGGGCTTACGACTGGTCGGACAAAGTGCTGATGCGACACGAAAGCACGATGCCGCATTCGGTTGACGACAGGGTGGCCATTCTCGAAGAAACGAAACTCAACGTGAGCCCCACGCACGGGTTGTATACCGACTCCGACTTCCAGATAGAGGCGATGCTGGATGCTGGCATCCAGCAGCCAATTTATGAAGCGGAAGACTATCAGGGAGTGCGGGATGTGCTCGGGGTGGTGAATGATGCGGCATCGATTCGAAAGATCGTATCAATCATGCGAGACAAGCAGATAATACTGGCGGACGGACACCACCGGTATGAGGGATCGTTGAGGTACAAAAAAATGCAACTGGCCAAAGAGCCGACGGCCACTGGCAAAGAAGCCTTCAATTACCATATGATGTACTTCACCAACACGGAGGCACACGATTTAAGAATTTTGCCTACCCATCGCCTGGTGAAAAACATCTCCGACTTTGCCCCGGCCCAACTTCTCGAAAAGCTGGCTGCTTATTTTATTATTAAACTGGTGGAAAATGCCTCCGATGTCAATGAGATCATTCTCGGTAAGCAATGGGCTTTTGGTTTACTTATGGGTGACGAGGCCTACAAAATACGACTCAAGCCAGAATGCATCGACCTCATTGACTGGAACTTTCCTGATAAAATCAAAGAGCTTGATTTGACCGTGATGCACTATTTTATTTTCGAAAAGATACTGGGCATTGCCGGCAAAGACCAAACGAGATCCGAAAAGATATCGTTCGAACGAAATTTCACTGAATGTCATTCAAGTGTATTGAGCGGAGAGGCACAGTTTGCGGTGATTACCAAAGACATATCTATCGAAACAATCAAAGAAGTGTGTTTGAGTGGGTATACCCTCCCTCAAAAGTCTACTTATTTTTACCCCAAAGTCATTTGCGGTTTTCTGTTTGGATCTATTCTAGAAGATGAATTTACGTCACCCTTTGATTCTAGCCTCTAA
- the dapA gene encoding 4-hydroxy-tetrahydrodipicolinate synthase has translation MHDWLSGTGVALITPFNEQLEIDFDALKKVLDHVSEGGVDYLVVLGTTGESVTLSIAEKHKILSFVFKNNSKNLPVVFGLGGYDTKELVDFMPQLEQYPLKALLSVTPYYNKPNQAGLLQHFTYLADHSKLPIILYNVPGRTGCNIKASTTLELAKHPNIIAIKEASGDLVQCIEVARSMPEGFQLISGDDVLTVPILSIGGSGVISVIANAFPAEFSGMVRHSLAGDAAKASDVLHKLYEVIQLTTEEGNPTGIKAIVSALGIGNDRVRMPLVSASSTLKARIKSAIGSI, from the coding sequence ATGCATGATTGGTTAAGTGGGACTGGGGTAGCCCTGATTACTCCTTTTAATGAACAGCTGGAGATAGATTTCGACGCTTTAAAGAAAGTGCTTGATCACGTAAGCGAAGGCGGGGTTGACTACCTGGTGGTGCTGGGCACAACAGGTGAGTCTGTTACTCTTTCCATAGCGGAAAAACACAAAATACTTTCATTCGTTTTCAAGAACAACAGCAAGAACCTGCCCGTTGTGTTTGGCCTTGGTGGCTACGATACCAAAGAGCTTGTAGACTTCATGCCACAGTTGGAGCAATATCCTTTAAAGGCCCTACTCTCCGTTACACCTTATTATAATAAACCCAACCAGGCAGGATTACTGCAGCATTTCACCTACCTGGCTGACCATAGCAAGCTGCCCATCATACTGTACAACGTACCCGGAAGGACTGGCTGCAATATTAAAGCTTCAACTACACTGGAACTGGCAAAGCACCCCAATATCATTGCCATCAAAGAAGCTTCGGGCGATTTAGTGCAGTGCATAGAAGTTGCCCGGTCAATGCCTGAAGGCTTTCAGCTGATATCGGGAGATGACGTGTTAACTGTGCCCATACTTTCGATTGGAGGTAGCGGTGTGATATCGGTCATAGCCAATGCATTCCCAGCCGAGTTCAGTGGAATGGTTCGTCATTCGCTGGCCGGTGACGCTGCAAAGGCGAGCGATGTTTTACACAAGTTGTATGAAGTAATTCAGCTCACTACTGAAGAAGGAAACCCTACGGGTATCAAAGCCATTGTAAGCGCTCTTGGCATCGGCAACGACCGGGTGAGAATGCCTTTGGTTTCAGCGAGTAGCACACTGAAAGCCAGGATCAAGTCTGCTATCGGCAGTATCTGA
- the nagB gene encoding glucosamine-6-phosphate deaminase, with the protein MTTKTAKGYDFVAVPDIRTVDKKELTRFERIPTEILPTSQLASLTVAREIAELIKSKAAKGEKCVLGLATGSTPTQVYNQLVRMHKEEGLSFKNVITFNLDEYFPMQPNELQSYVRFMKEYLFDHVDIDMANVNIPDGTVAKEDVYEYCRNYEAKIDSVGGIDLQLLGIGRTGHIGFNEPGSSITSPTRMITLDHITRVDAASDFFAQENVPRHAITMGVGTIMKAKKIILMAWGEGKAKVIARTIEGEVSEQVPATYLQRHSNTQFYLDISASAELTRVKTPWLVGEVTWDDYLSKKAIIWLCQKMEKPVLKLTDRDYAEHGMSDLVTEHGPAYQINIRLFNELQHTITGWPGGKPNADDTHRPERAMPATKRAIIFSPHPDDDVISMGGTFIRLVDQGHEVHVAYQTSGNIAVFDDDVIRFADFFRDLRKEFNYSNPQETDLYKGVKEALKKKKPGEVDTPEVMKIKALIRRSEAKAGARYVGIPDEQMHFLDMPFYETGKVRKKPIGEDDIKLIMDLLDKVKPHQIYAAGDLSDPHGTHRVCLDAILQAVDRMKGEKWMDDCRVWLYRGAWQEWEIENIDMAVPISPDELMRKRKAIFKHQSQKDAAVFPGNDAREFWQRAEDRNHDTARIYDLLGLAEYEAIEAFRRYYF; encoded by the coding sequence ATGACAACAAAAACCGCCAAGGGATACGACTTCGTCGCTGTGCCTGACATCAGAACAGTAGATAAAAAGGAACTGACACGTTTTGAGAGGATTCCCACAGAGATTTTGCCTACCAGTCAGCTGGCATCGCTGACCGTGGCCAGGGAAATTGCTGAGCTGATTAAGTCCAAAGCTGCCAAAGGAGAAAAGTGTGTGCTGGGACTTGCCACAGGTTCCACACCAACGCAGGTGTATAACCAGTTGGTAAGAATGCATAAGGAAGAGGGGCTCAGCTTCAAAAATGTGATCACATTCAACCTGGATGAGTACTTTCCTATGCAACCAAATGAGTTGCAGAGCTATGTGCGGTTCATGAAGGAGTACCTGTTTGACCATGTAGACATCGACATGGCTAACGTAAATATTCCTGATGGCACTGTGGCCAAGGAAGATGTTTACGAATACTGCCGGAACTATGAGGCGAAAATCGACAGCGTAGGCGGTATTGACCTACAGCTTTTGGGCATCGGCCGCACCGGTCACATCGGTTTCAACGAGCCAGGTTCTTCAATAACCTCTCCAACAAGAATGATCACCCTCGACCACATCACAAGGGTGGATGCCGCAAGTGACTTTTTTGCACAGGAGAACGTCCCACGCCATGCCATTACCATGGGCGTCGGCACTATTATGAAAGCCAAGAAGATCATTCTGATGGCCTGGGGCGAAGGGAAAGCCAAAGTTATAGCAAGAACAATTGAGGGCGAAGTTTCGGAGCAGGTACCTGCTACTTACCTCCAGCGTCATTCAAACACCCAATTTTATCTCGACATTTCTGCTTCAGCAGAGCTCACAAGAGTGAAAACCCCATGGCTGGTGGGTGAGGTTACCTGGGATGATTACTTATCGAAGAAGGCTATTATCTGGCTTTGCCAGAAGATGGAAAAGCCTGTCCTCAAGCTCACCGACAGAGATTATGCAGAACATGGCATGAGCGATTTGGTCACGGAGCATGGCCCCGCCTACCAGATCAACATCAGGTTGTTCAACGAGCTGCAGCACACTATCACAGGTTGGCCTGGCGGAAAGCCTAATGCCGACGATACACACAGACCAGAAAGGGCAATGCCTGCAACAAAACGTGCGATCATCTTCAGTCCACACCCCGACGACGATGTAATCAGCATGGGAGGTACGTTTATAAGGCTGGTCGATCAGGGGCATGAGGTTCATGTAGCTTACCAGACATCTGGTAATATTGCCGTGTTCGACGATGATGTGATCCGTTTTGCTGACTTTTTCCGTGACTTGAGAAAAGAATTCAACTATTCCAATCCTCAGGAAACAGATCTCTATAAAGGAGTGAAGGAAGCTTTGAAAAAGAAAAAGCCAGGAGAGGTAGACACACCAGAAGTGATGAAGATCAAAGCCTTGATCAGGCGTTCAGAGGCCAAAGCGGGTGCCAGGTATGTCGGCATTCCTGATGAGCAAATGCACTTTCTGGACATGCCGTTCTATGAAACTGGCAAGGTGAGAAAGAAGCCTATTGGCGAGGATGATATTAAGCTCATCATGGATCTGCTTGACAAGGTGAAGCCTCACCAAATCTATGCCGCTGGTGACTTGTCGGATCCGCACGGTACGCACAGGGTATGTCTTGACGCCATTCTCCAGGCTGTTGACAGAATGAAAGGTGAGAAGTGGATGGATGACTGCAGGGTTTGGCTCTACAGAGGTGCATGGCAGGAATGGGAGATTGAGAACATCGACATGGCTGTGCCAATTAGCCCTGACGAACTCATGAGGAAACGAAAGGCCATCTTCAAACACCAGTCGCAGAAGGACGCTGCTGTGTTCCCTGGCAACGACGCCAGAGAGTTCTGGCAGCGGGCTGAAGACCGAAACCACGACACCGCAAGGATTTACGATTTACTTGGCCTGGCTGAGTACGAAGCCATTGAAGCTTTTAGAAGATATTATTTTTAA